From Pseudomonas poae, the proteins below share one genomic window:
- the proB gene encoding glutamate 5-kinase yields the protein MRSKVTGAQRWVVKIGSALLTADGKGLDRAAMSVWVEQMVALHEAGVELVLVSSGAVAAGMSRLGWTARPSAMHELQAAAAIGQMGLVQAWESSFAEHGRHTAQILLTHDDLSDRKRYLNARSTLRALVELKVIPVINENDTVVTDEIRFGDNDTLAALVANLVEADLLVILTDRDGMFDADPRNNPDAQLIYEARADDPALDAVAGSVGGALGRGGMQTKLRAARLAARSGAHTIIVGGRLERVLDRLKAGERIGTLLSPERGMLAARKQWLAGHLQTRGTLVLDDGAVSALSQGNKSLLPVGVKLVQGSFRRGEMVVCVAPDGREIARGLANYSALEAQKIIGQSSEAIVGLLGYMAEPELVHRDNLILV from the coding sequence ATGCGGAGCAAAGTGACAGGTGCGCAGCGCTGGGTCGTAAAGATCGGAAGTGCGCTGCTGACGGCGGATGGCAAAGGTCTGGATCGCGCAGCCATGAGCGTCTGGGTCGAGCAGATGGTGGCCTTGCATGAGGCCGGTGTCGAGTTGGTGCTGGTGTCGTCCGGGGCGGTTGCCGCCGGGATGAGCCGCCTCGGCTGGACCGCGCGACCCAGCGCGATGCACGAACTGCAAGCCGCCGCGGCTATCGGCCAGATGGGCCTGGTGCAAGCCTGGGAATCGAGCTTTGCCGAGCATGGCCGCCACACGGCGCAGATCCTGCTGACCCACGACGACCTGTCCGACCGCAAGCGTTACCTCAACGCCCGCAGCACCTTGCGCGCCCTGGTGGAGCTCAAGGTGATCCCGGTGATCAACGAGAACGACACGGTGGTCACCGATGAAATCCGCTTCGGCGACAACGACACCCTGGCCGCGCTGGTGGCCAACCTGGTGGAAGCCGACCTGCTGGTGATCCTCACCGACCGCGATGGCATGTTCGACGCCGACCCACGCAACAACCCCGACGCCCAGTTGATCTACGAAGCCCGCGCCGATGACCCGGCACTGGACGCTGTGGCCGGCAGTGTCGGTGGCGCCCTGGGCCGTGGCGGCATGCAGACCAAGCTGCGCGCAGCGCGCCTGGCGGCACGTTCCGGCGCGCATACCATCATCGTTGGCGGGCGCCTGGAGCGTGTGCTGGACCGCCTCAAGGCCGGTGAGCGCATCGGTACACTGCTGTCGCCGGAACGCGGCATGCTTGCGGCGCGCAAACAATGGCTGGCCGGTCACCTGCAAACCCGTGGCACGCTGGTGCTGGATGATGGTGCGGTCTCGGCCTTGTCCCAGGGCAACAAAAGCCTGCTGCCGGTGGGCGTCAAGTTGGTGCAGGGCAGCTTCCGCCGTGGCGAGATGGTGGTATGCGTGGCGCCGGATGGTCGTGAGATCGCCCGCGGCCTTGCCAACTACAGTGCCCTGGAGGCGCAGAAAATCATTGGACAATCGTCCGAGGCGATTGTCGGACTATTGGGCTATATGGCGGAACCGGAACTGGTGCACCGCGATAACCTGATCCTGGTTTAA
- a CDS encoding CreA family protein: MRVMKGLLGLLLAMPLLASAEEIGQVSTVFKFVGPNDRIVVEAFDDPKVDGVTCYLSRAKTGGVKGGLGLAEDRAEASIACRQVGPIRFKGELKDGDEVFKERTSLVFKTMQVVRFLDKKRNTLVYLVYSDRLIEGSPQNAVTAIPILPWPTAQ, from the coding sequence ATGCGCGTAATGAAGGGATTGCTCGGCCTGTTGTTGGCCATGCCGCTGCTGGCCTCGGCTGAAGAGATCGGCCAGGTGTCGACGGTGTTCAAGTTCGTCGGCCCCAACGACCGGATTGTGGTCGAAGCGTTTGATGACCCCAAGGTTGACGGTGTGACCTGCTACTTGTCCCGCGCCAAGACCGGCGGCGTCAAAGGTGGCCTGGGCTTGGCCGAAGACCGTGCCGAAGCCTCGATTGCCTGCCGTCAGGTCGGGCCGATTCGATTCAAGGGCGAACTCAAGGATGGCGACGAAGTGTTCAAGGAGCGCACCTCGCTGGTGTTCAAGACCATGCAGGTGGTGCGTTTTCTCGACAAGAAGCGCAATACCTTGGTTTATCTGGTCTACAGCGACCGCTTGATCGAAGGCAGCCCGCAGAACGCGGTCACCGCGATTCCGATTTTGCCGTGGCCTACCGCTCAGTAA
- a CDS encoding glutathione peroxidase, with the protein MSAFHDLKLKALDGQELPLALYKGHVVLVVNVASKCGLTPQYAALENLYQQYKDKGFTVLGLPCNQFAGQEPGTEEEIREFCSLNYGVTFPLGSKLEVNGPDRHQLYRLLAGEGAEFPGDITWNFEKFLLGKDGRVLARFSPRTPPDDPTIVQAIEKALS; encoded by the coding sequence ATGAGTGCTTTCCACGATCTGAAACTCAAAGCTTTAGACGGACAAGAGCTGCCGCTGGCGCTCTACAAGGGGCACGTGGTGCTGGTGGTCAACGTGGCCTCCAAATGTGGCTTGACCCCGCAATACGCAGCGCTGGAAAACCTCTACCAGCAGTACAAGGACAAGGGTTTTACCGTGCTGGGTCTGCCTTGCAACCAGTTTGCAGGCCAGGAGCCGGGTACCGAGGAAGAGATCCGCGAGTTCTGTAGCCTGAACTATGGGGTTACGTTCCCGCTGGGCAGCAAACTCGAAGTGAACGGCCCTGACCGTCACCAGCTGTACCGCCTGCTGGCGGGCGAGGGCGCCGAGTTCCCAGGGGATATCACCTGGAATTTCGAGAAGTTCCTGCTCGGCAAAGATGGGCGAGTGCTCGCTCGCTTCTCGCCGCGCACCCCACCGGATGACCCGACCATCGTCCAGGCCATCGAAAAAGCCCTGAGCTGA
- a CDS encoding NADH:flavin oxidoreductase translates to MPVQALFKPFQLGALQLSTRVVMAPMTRSFSPGGVPNSKVIEYYRRRAAAGVGLIITEGTVVGHQASNGYPNVPHFYGEAALAGWKKVVDAVHAEGGKIVPQLWHVGSVRRIGTEPDASVPAYGPMEKLKDGNVVVHGMTAQDIKDVISAFAQAAKDAQRIGMDGVEIHGAHGYLVDQFFWEGSNQRTDEYGGSLANRSRFAIELIQATRAAVGPDFQIILRFSQWKQQDYTARLVQTPEALGEFLKPLSDAGVDIFHCSTRRFWEPEFEGSDLNLAGWTRQLTGKPTITVGSVGLDGEFLQFMVNTDKVAQPASLEKLLERLNNDEFDLVAVGRALLVDPDWAVKVREGREGDILPFSREALTTLV, encoded by the coding sequence ATGCCTGTCCAAGCCTTGTTCAAACCGTTCCAGCTCGGTGCACTGCAGCTGTCGACCCGTGTGGTCATGGCCCCCATGACCCGTTCGTTTTCGCCGGGTGGCGTACCCAATTCCAAGGTTATCGAGTACTACCGCCGCCGCGCCGCAGCCGGCGTGGGCCTGATCATCACCGAGGGCACCGTGGTCGGTCACCAGGCGTCCAACGGCTACCCCAACGTCCCGCACTTCTACGGCGAGGCCGCGCTGGCCGGCTGGAAGAAAGTGGTCGATGCGGTACACGCCGAAGGCGGCAAGATTGTCCCGCAGCTGTGGCACGTGGGCAGCGTGCGCCGTATCGGCACCGAGCCTGATGCCAGCGTGCCGGCCTACGGGCCGATGGAAAAACTCAAGGACGGCAACGTGGTGGTCCACGGCATGACCGCCCAGGACATCAAGGATGTGATCAGCGCCTTCGCCCAGGCCGCCAAGGATGCCCAGCGCATCGGCATGGACGGCGTGGAGATCCACGGCGCCCACGGCTACCTGGTGGATCAATTCTTCTGGGAAGGCAGCAACCAGCGCACCGACGAATACGGCGGCAGCCTGGCCAACCGTTCGCGTTTTGCCATCGAGCTGATCCAGGCGACCCGCGCCGCCGTGGGCCCGGATTTCCAGATCATCTTGCGTTTCTCGCAGTGGAAGCAGCAGGATTACACCGCCCGCCTGGTACAAACCCCGGAGGCTTTGGGTGAGTTCCTCAAGCCGTTGTCCGACGCGGGCGTGGATATTTTCCACTGCTCCACCCGTCGCTTCTGGGAGCCGGAGTTCGAAGGTTCCGACCTCAACCTGGCCGGCTGGACGCGCCAGCTCACCGGCAAGCCGACCATCACCGTGGGCAGCGTCGGCCTGGACGGCGAGTTCCTGCAGTTTATGGTCAACACCGACAAGGTGGCCCAGCCCGCCAGCCTGGAGAAACTGCTGGAGCGCCTGAACAACGACGAGTTTGATCTGGTTGCCGTAGGCCGTGCGCTGCTGGTTGACCCGGATTGGGCCGTGAAGGTGCGCGAGGGCCGCGAGGGCGACATCCTGCCGTTCAGTCGTGAGGCGTTGACGACGTTGGTTTGA
- a CDS encoding glycosyltransferase family 1 protein, with protein MTTASLHITLITETFPPEINGVANTLGRLCDGLRARGHQVELVRPRQGSDQSRLSDDDLLLCRGWPLPGYPGLQWGQSSMHKLLRRWTRQRPDVLYIATEGPLGLSALRAARRLGISVVSGFHTNFQQYSNQYGLSLLSRMVTHYLRWFHNRSTLTLVPSASQRLELERRHFERLGMLSRGVDSQLFHPAKRDNTLRESWGLQSDDIAVLHVGRLAQEKNLGLLKRCFDAVQATYPQRRLKLIIVGDGPQRPLLERALPEAVFCGTQRGEELARHYASGDLFLFPSLTETFGNVVLEAMASGLGVVAYDQAAATQHIRHGYNGVLAMPGDEEAFCDAAIWLLEERESLRRVRLNARQHASRQGWPAIIEQFESKLLDVYGAYLASIKGNANTMNI; from the coding sequence ATGACGACAGCTTCGCTTCACATCACCCTCATCACCGAAACCTTCCCGCCAGAGATCAACGGGGTGGCCAATACCCTTGGCCGCTTGTGCGACGGTCTACGTGCACGCGGCCACCAAGTCGAGTTGGTGCGCCCACGCCAGGGCAGCGACCAGAGCCGTCTCAGCGACGACGATTTGCTGTTGTGCCGCGGCTGGCCTTTGCCGGGTTACCCGGGCCTGCAATGGGGCCAGTCGTCGATGCACAAATTGCTGCGCCGCTGGACCCGCCAACGGCCCGATGTACTGTATATCGCCACTGAGGGCCCGCTGGGGCTGTCGGCGTTGCGTGCGGCGCGGCGGTTGGGGATCAGTGTGGTCAGCGGCTTTCACACCAACTTCCAGCAGTACTCGAACCAGTATGGCTTGAGCCTGCTGAGCCGGATGGTCACGCATTACCTGCGCTGGTTTCACAACCGCTCGACGCTGACCCTGGTGCCCAGCGCCAGCCAGCGCCTGGAGTTGGAGCGTCGGCACTTCGAGCGCCTGGGAATGCTGTCACGCGGGGTCGACAGCCAGCTGTTCCACCCCGCCAAACGTGACAACACCTTGCGCGAAAGCTGGGGTTTGCAAAGCGACGATATTGCCGTGCTGCACGTCGGGCGGCTGGCACAGGAAAAAAACCTCGGGCTGCTCAAGCGTTGCTTTGATGCCGTGCAGGCAACTTATCCACAGCGTCGACTGAAGCTGATCATCGTCGGCGATGGCCCACAACGCCCGCTGCTGGAACGCGCTCTTCCTGAAGCGGTGTTCTGCGGCACTCAGCGCGGCGAAGAGCTGGCGCGGCATTACGCCTCGGGGGATCTGTTTCTGTTTCCCAGCCTGACTGAAACCTTCGGCAATGTGGTGCTGGAAGCCATGGCGTCGGGGCTTGGCGTGGTGGCTTACGACCAGGCGGCCGCGACCCAGCACATTCGCCATGGCTACAACGGCGTGCTGGCGATGCCGGGGGATGAGGAGGCGTTTTGCGATGCGGCCATCTGGCTGCTGGAAGAACGCGAGAGTTTGCGCCGGGTGCGGCTCAACGCCCGGCAACACGCCAGCCGTCAGGGTTGGCCTGCGATTATCGAGCAGTTTGAGAGCAAGTTACTGGATGTGTATGGCGCGTACTTGGCGTCCATAAAAGGCAACGCCAACACGATGAATATCTAG
- the cysZ gene encoding sulfate transporter CysZ yields MPAPALSGPQYLREGLKLVLSPGLRLFVLLPLAINLVLFVGLIYFAGHQFSLWVDHLMPTLPAWLSFLNYLLWPLFVVLVVLMVFFTFTMLANIIAAPFNGFLSEKVEVVVRGTDDFPAFSWGELIAMVPRTLAREMRKLGYFLPRAIGLFILSFIPVVNLIAAPLWLLFGVWMMAIQYIDYPADNHKLGWNEMLAWLRQKRWQSMSFGGIVYLVLLVPVVNLLMMPAAVAGATLFWVREQGAEATAAQKITQS; encoded by the coding sequence ATGCCCGCCCCTGCTCTTTCCGGCCCGCAATACCTGCGTGAAGGTCTCAAACTGGTGTTGAGCCCCGGCCTGCGCCTGTTTGTGCTGCTGCCGCTGGCGATCAACCTGGTGCTGTTCGTCGGCTTGATCTATTTCGCCGGCCATCAGTTCAGCCTGTGGGTCGACCACTTGATGCCGACACTGCCTGCCTGGCTGAGCTTTTTGAATTACCTGCTATGGCCGCTGTTCGTGGTGCTGGTGGTGCTGATGGTGTTTTTCACCTTCACCATGCTGGCCAATATCATCGCCGCGCCGTTCAACGGCTTTCTCTCGGAGAAAGTCGAAGTGGTGGTACGCGGCACCGACGACTTCCCGGCCTTCAGCTGGGGCGAGCTGATCGCCATGGTGCCGCGCACGCTGGCGCGGGAAATGCGCAAGCTGGGTTACTTCCTGCCGCGAGCCATCGGCCTGTTTATCCTGTCGTTCATACCGGTGGTCAACCTGATCGCCGCACCGCTGTGGCTGCTGTTCGGCGTGTGGATGATGGCGATCCAATACATCGACTACCCGGCCGACAACCACAAGCTGGGCTGGAACGAGATGCTCGCCTGGCTGCGCCAGAAGCGCTGGCAGAGCATGAGTTTTGGCGGGATCGTCTACCTGGTGCTGCTGGTGCCGGTGGTCAACCTGCTGATGATGCCGGCGGCGGTGGCCGGCGCCACGTTGTTCTGGGTGCGCGAGCAAGGTGCCGAGGCGACGGCGGCGCAGAAGATCACCCAGTCATAA
- the trxB gene encoding thioredoxin-disulfide reductase yields the protein MSDTRHSRVIILGSGPAGYSAAVYAARANLKPLLITGMQAGGQLTTTTEVDNWPGDVHGLTGPVLMERMKEHAERFETEIVFDHINQVDFSKKPYSLTGDSGVYTCDALIIATGASARYLGLPSEEAFMGKGVSACATCDGFFYRNKPVAVVGGGNTAVEEALYLANIASTVTLVHRRETFRAEKILIDKLHARVAEGKIILKLNATLDEVLGDNMGVTGARLKNNDGSFDELKVDGVFIAIGHTPNTSLFEGVLEAKDGYLVVQGGREGNATATNIEGIFAAGDVADHVYRQAITSAGAGCMAALDAERYLDGLQNASF from the coding sequence ATGTCTGATACCCGTCATTCGCGAGTGATTATTCTCGGTTCCGGCCCTGCCGGTTACAGCGCTGCCGTCTACGCTGCCCGGGCCAACCTCAAGCCGCTGCTGATCACCGGCATGCAGGCGGGCGGTCAGTTGACCACCACCACTGAAGTCGACAACTGGCCGGGCGATGTCCACGGCCTGACCGGCCCGGTGTTGATGGAGCGTATGAAAGAACACGCCGAGCGCTTTGAAACCGAGATCGTCTTTGACCACATCAACCAGGTCGATTTCTCGAAAAAACCCTACAGCCTGACCGGCGACAGCGGCGTCTACACCTGTGACGCACTGATCATCGCCACCGGCGCCAGCGCCCGTTACCTGGGCCTGCCATCGGAAGAAGCGTTCATGGGCAAGGGCGTTTCCGCCTGCGCGACCTGTGACGGTTTCTTCTACCGCAACAAGCCGGTCGCTGTGGTCGGTGGCGGCAACACCGCCGTGGAAGAAGCGCTGTACCTGGCCAATATCGCCAGCACCGTGACGCTGGTTCACCGCCGCGAAACCTTCCGCGCCGAGAAAATCCTGATCGACAAGCTGCATGCCCGTGTCGCTGAAGGCAAGATCATCCTCAAGCTCAACGCCACACTGGACGAAGTCCTGGGCGACAACATGGGCGTGACCGGTGCTCGCCTGAAAAACAACGACGGCAGCTTCGACGAGCTGAAAGTCGACGGCGTGTTCATCGCCATCGGCCACACCCCGAACACCTCGCTGTTCGAAGGCGTGCTGGAAGCCAAAGACGGCTACCTGGTCGTACAGGGCGGCCGTGAAGGCAATGCCACCGCGACCAACATCGAAGGCATCTTCGCTGCCGGTGACGTGGCCGACCACGTTTACCGCCAGGCCATCACCTCGGCCGGCGCCGGCTGCATGGCGGCCCTGGATGCCGAGCGTTACCTCGACGGCCTGCAGAACGCTTCGTTCTAA
- a CDS encoding HopJ type III effector protein yields MTDLNTLRASLNSGEHVFADTLAFVAAGYDYQPQAFTNGTVENAAGQNEGSCKTLGLALLEGLSDQEALLAFGEHYRSVVATPEGSDHGNIRALIAQGLAGVKFTAQPLTRR; encoded by the coding sequence ATGACTGATCTGAACACCCTGCGCGCCAGCCTTAACAGCGGCGAACACGTCTTTGCCGATACCTTGGCTTTTGTGGCGGCCGGTTACGACTACCAGCCGCAAGCCTTCACCAACGGCACCGTTGAAAACGCCGCCGGACAGAACGAAGGTTCGTGCAAGACCCTGGGTTTGGCACTGCTGGAAGGCTTGAGCGATCAGGAAGCGCTGCTGGCGTTTGGTGAGCATTACCGTTCGGTGGTGGCGACGCCAGAGGGCAGCGACCACGGCAATATTCGTGCGTTGATTGCGCAGGGTTTGGCGGGCGTGAAGTTTACGGCGCAGCCTTTGACCCGCCGCTGA
- a CDS encoding DUF1244 domain-containing protein — MNDQQRLELEAAAFRRLVAHLDSRKDVQNIDLMNLSGFCRNCLSKWYKAEADERHIELSLDDAREVVYGMPYAEWKAQYQKEASADQQAAFAKGKTHD; from the coding sequence ATGAACGATCAACAACGCCTCGAACTCGAAGCCGCCGCCTTCCGCCGACTGGTAGCGCACCTGGACAGCCGCAAGGATGTGCAGAACATCGACCTGATGAACCTCTCGGGCTTCTGTCGCAACTGCTTGTCCAAGTGGTACAAGGCCGAGGCCGACGAGCGCCACATCGAACTGAGCCTCGATGACGCCCGTGAAGTGGTGTACGGCATGCCGTACGCCGAGTGGAAAGCCCAATACCAGAAAGAAGCCAGCGCCGACCAACAGGCGGCGTTTGCCAAAGGAAAAACCCATGACTGA
- the folX gene encoding dihydroneopterin triphosphate 2'-epimerase has protein sequence MPQLQPGMARIRVKDLCLRTFIGINEDEILNKQDVLINLTILYAAQEAVRDNDIDHALNYRTITKAIIAHVEGNRFALLERLTQELLDLVMSNESVLYAEVEVDKPHALRFAESVSITLAASR, from the coding sequence ATGCCACAACTTCAACCAGGCATGGCGCGCATCCGGGTCAAGGACCTGTGCCTGCGCACCTTTATCGGCATCAACGAGGACGAGATCCTCAACAAGCAGGATGTGCTGATCAACCTGACCATCCTGTATGCCGCTCAGGAAGCCGTGCGCGACAACGATATCGACCACGCGCTGAACTACCGCACCATCACCAAGGCCATCATCGCCCACGTCGAAGGCAACCGCTTCGCCCTGCTGGAGCGCCTGACCCAGGAACTGCTGGACCTGGTGATGAGCAACGAATCGGTGCTGTACGCCGAAGTCGAAGTGGACAAGCCCCACGCGTTGCGCTTTGCCGAGTCGGTGTCGATAACGCTAGCTGCAAGCCGTTAG
- the folE gene encoding GTP cyclohydrolase I FolE — MTLSLPHHYHEILKGLGEDPEREGLLDTPKRAAKAMQYLCHGYEQNLETIVNGALFASDNDEMVILKDIELYSLCEHHLLPFIGKAHVAYIPTGKVLGLSKLARIVDMYARRLQIQENLTRQIADAIQHVTQAAGVAVVIEAKHMCMMMRGVEKQNSTMNTSVMLGAFRESNTTRMEFLQLIGRSK, encoded by the coding sequence ATGACCTTATCCCTGCCACACCACTACCACGAGATCCTCAAGGGCCTGGGCGAAGACCCGGAGCGTGAAGGCTTGCTCGACACCCCCAAGCGCGCTGCCAAGGCCATGCAGTACCTGTGTCATGGCTACGAGCAGAACCTGGAAACCATCGTCAACGGCGCGCTGTTTGCTTCCGACAATGACGAGATGGTGATCCTCAAGGACATCGAGCTGTACTCGCTGTGCGAGCACCATCTGCTGCCCTTTATCGGCAAGGCCCACGTGGCCTATATTCCGACCGGCAAGGTACTCGGCCTGTCGAAGCTGGCGCGCATCGTCGACATGTACGCGCGGCGCCTGCAGATCCAGGAAAACCTCACACGCCAGATCGCCGACGCGATCCAGCACGTCACCCAGGCCGCCGGCGTGGCGGTGGTGATCGAAGCCAAACATATGTGCATGATGATGCGCGGCGTGGAAAAACAGAATTCAACCATGAACACCTCGGTGATGCTCGGCGCCTTCCGTGAGTCGAACACCACGCGCATGGAGTTCCTGCAACTGATCGGACGGAGCAAGTAG
- the folM gene encoding dihydromonapterin reductase, whose protein sequence is MTSTPAPILITGAGQRVGLHCAERLLDEGQPVIFSYRSERPGVQVLRERGAVGLFADFSTQAGILAFIAELNTHTQSLRAIVHNASAWVAETPGDESRAFTDMFSVHMLAPYLINLHCSPLLQRSTPADIVHISDDVVRKGSRQHIAYCATKAGLDSLTLSFAAQFAPLIKVNGIAPAMVMFNEGDDAAYRSKVLAKSALGIEPGPEVIYQSLRYLLDNPYVTGTTLTVNGGRHIK, encoded by the coding sequence ATGACTTCAACCCCCGCCCCGATCCTGATCACCGGCGCCGGCCAGCGTGTCGGCCTGCATTGCGCCGAGCGCCTGCTGGACGAGGGCCAGCCGGTGATTTTCAGCTACCGCAGCGAACGCCCCGGTGTGCAGGTTCTGCGTGAGCGTGGTGCCGTGGGCCTATTTGCCGACTTCTCCACGCAAGCCGGGATTCTCGCGTTTATCGCTGAGCTGAACACCCATACCCAAAGCCTGCGGGCGATCGTCCACAACGCCTCGGCCTGGGTCGCGGAAACACCGGGCGACGAAAGCCGCGCCTTTACCGACATGTTCAGCGTGCACATGCTTGCGCCGTATCTGATCAACCTGCATTGTTCACCTCTGCTGCAGCGCTCCACACCTGCCGATATCGTGCATATCAGCGATGACGTGGTGCGCAAGGGCAGCCGCCAGCACATCGCCTATTGCGCCACCAAAGCCGGGCTCGACAGCCTCACGCTGTCGTTTGCCGCGCAGTTTGCACCGCTGATCAAGGTCAACGGCATCGCACCGGCAATGGTGATGTTCAATGAAGGCGACGACGCGGCCTACCGCAGCAAGGTGCTGGCCAAGTCAGCACTGGGCATCGAACCCGGGCCCGAGGTGATCTACCAGAGCCTGCGTTACCTGCTGGACAACCCCTATGTGACCGGAACCACCCTGACCGTCAACGGCGGGCGGCATATCAAGTAA
- a CDS encoding MerR family transcriptional regulator: MPEITASYRDSTCDSVTESDDLFPIREVSRLTGVNPVTLRAWERRYGLIQPTRTESGHRLYSSTDIDTVHRILDWIERGVAVSKVSRILARDTLFSEPTATSRIDTEREWSGWQEQLRLAVSAFDDRQLDRLYGQIFAAYPIAVVFQNILMPLWQQLLRHQGRFGQASEWLFFDAFMRARVAQRLHLASASSTPRVLLAAIAGECRELELLVAGLMLGTDELAVKVFTIGQPFDELTLVCEKTRPRALVLFSNRSPGTELPLRLKRLALTLDCPLLLAGDASDLAQESLSGSSIGCLGNEGRSMQHRLQQFLRGSLDT; encoded by the coding sequence ATGCCCGAAATTACTGCTTCTTACCGCGATTCGACGTGCGACAGCGTCACTGAATCCGATGACCTTTTCCCGATTCGTGAAGTCTCCAGGCTGACCGGCGTCAACCCGGTTACCTTGCGTGCCTGGGAACGTCGCTACGGCCTGATTCAGCCAACCCGCACCGAAAGCGGGCACCGGTTGTACTCCAGCACCGATATCGACACCGTGCACCGCATTCTCGACTGGATCGAGCGCGGTGTCGCCGTGAGCAAAGTGAGCAGGATCCTGGCGCGTGACACCCTGTTCAGCGAACCCACCGCGACCTCGCGCATCGACACCGAACGCGAATGGAGCGGCTGGCAGGAGCAATTGCGCCTGGCGGTCAGCGCTTTTGACGACCGCCAACTCGACCGTCTGTACGGTCAGATCTTCGCCGCCTACCCGATTGCGGTGGTATTCCAGAACATTCTGATGCCTCTGTGGCAGCAGCTGTTGCGCCATCAGGGGCGTTTCGGCCAAGCCAGTGAGTGGTTGTTCTTCGATGCGTTCATGCGCGCCCGCGTGGCGCAGCGCTTGCACCTGGCCAGTGCTTCATCAACACCGCGTGTGCTGCTGGCGGCCATTGCCGGCGAGTGTCGGGAGCTGGAGTTGCTGGTGGCGGGTCTGATGCTCGGCACGGATGAGCTGGCGGTGAAGGTGTTTACCATCGGCCAGCCATTCGATGAGCTGACGCTGGTGTGCGAGAAGACCCGGCCGCGAGCCTTGGTACTGTTTTCCAATCGTTCACCCGGCACCGAGTTGCCGTTGCGTCTCAAACGTCTGGCATTGACTCTGGATTGTCCGCTGCTATTGGCCGGCGATGCGTCAGACCTGGCGCAAGAAAGCCTGTCGGGTTCATCCATCGGTTGTCTGGGTAACGAAGGGCGCTCGATGCAGCACCGCCTGCAGCAGTTTCTGCGCGGCAGCCTGGACACCTGA
- a CDS encoding PAS domain S-box protein, with product MINAQLMQMVINASNEGIVVAEREGKDKPLIYVNPAFEQLTGYTLDEILYQDCRFLQSGDRDQPGLMAIREALESGGSCRETLRNYRKDGSHFWNELSLSTVYNEADKQTYFVGVQKDVTRQVRAQQRVAQLEAELAQVKAELAMLKATSGSNKA from the coding sequence ATGATTAATGCGCAACTGATGCAAATGGTGATCAACGCTTCCAACGAAGGTATCGTTGTGGCCGAACGCGAAGGCAAGGATAAGCCGCTGATCTACGTCAACCCGGCCTTCGAGCAACTGACCGGCTACACACTGGATGAGATCCTCTACCAGGATTGCCGCTTCTTGCAGTCTGGCGACCGCGACCAGCCGGGCCTGATGGCGATTCGAGAAGCCTTGGAAAGTGGCGGTTCCTGCCGGGAAACCCTGCGCAATTATCGCAAGGACGGCAGCCACTTCTGGAACGAGCTGTCACTGTCGACGGTGTACAACGAGGCCGACAAGCAGACCTATTTCGTCGGCGTGCAGAAGGACGTGACCCGGCAGGTCCGGGCCCAGCAGCGCGTCGCCCAGCTGGAAGCGGAACTGGCCCAGGTCAAGGCCGAGCTGGCAATGCTCAAAGCGACAAGCGGATCGAACAAAGCTTAG
- a CDS encoding flavodoxin, whose product MKVAILSGSVYGTAEEVARHAAGILNAAGFEAWHNPRATLADVQAFAPEAFLAVTSTTGMGELPDNLQPLYSSIRDQLPAAWRGLPGAVIGLGDASYGDTFCGGGEQLRELFGELGVREVLPMLRLDASESVTPEADAEPWLAELVTALRA is encoded by the coding sequence ATGAAAGTCGCCATCCTTTCCGGCTCGGTGTACGGCACGGCTGAAGAAGTCGCCCGCCATGCCGCCGGCATCCTCAACGCCGCCGGTTTTGAGGCCTGGCACAACCCACGCGCCACCTTGGCGGATGTGCAGGCTTTTGCTCCCGAGGCCTTTCTGGCGGTGACGTCCACCACCGGCATGGGTGAGTTGCCCGACAACCTGCAGCCCCTGTATTCGTCGATACGCGATCAATTGCCGGCTGCCTGGCGTGGCTTGCCCGGCGCGGTGATCGGCCTGGGCGACGCCAGCTATGGTGACACCTTCTGTGGCGGCGGCGAGCAACTGCGCGAGCTGTTCGGTGAACTGGGCGTGCGTGAAGTCCTGCCGATGCTGCGCCTGGACGCCAGTGAAAGCGTTACCCCCGAAGCCGACGCCGAACCGTGGCTGGCCGAGCTGGTCACTGCACTGCGCGCTTGA